In Candidatus Eisenbacteria bacterium, the following proteins share a genomic window:
- a CDS encoding T9SS type A sorting domain-containing protein has protein sequence MKIRPYRLVGSAALAVALLLALFVPAIAENATPPASFGSGVAALDDVRELVLPQVDVLRYVEEDEERMASEPGGPYRFAAPHFLSLTPDREGTWESLRDGSRIWRLRVHSAGALSLNFGFVPFDLPEGAIVHVYDPERRNVYGPYGPHDAVEGEFWTPILPGDRAVIELFVPAVASFEPTLSLAQVSHDYRGFASMAANKLMQGWCNNDVICREGDPWRDDIRSVGVYTLQGSWTCSGQMVNSNTEDPPPYFLTAYHCGITSGNAQTVRVYWNYESPNCGQLCCGSLSQNQYGSTLRARYSTSDFCLIQLSRDPDSLFNVYYAGYDATGAAVSSSVCIHHPNCDEKAISFNTDPLTVTSYLGTSVPGNGTHWRVDDWEDGTTEPGSSGSGLWDPNHRLVGQLHGGYASCSSITSDWYGRLSVSWTGGGTSATRLRDWLDPDNTGTLVLDGRDPGAIDTKVADGRPAGGDRNALFPITPNPTRGSARILFNLKKAGVVEMEVFSASGRLVSTMPARSFSAGSGAVTWDGGGEAGDLPAGVYFVRMRIDGEVSGTEKVVLLR, from the coding sequence ATGAAGATCCGGCCGTATCGTCTCGTCGGCTCGGCGGCGCTCGCCGTCGCGCTCCTTCTCGCGCTCTTCGTCCCCGCAATCGCAGAGAACGCGACCCCGCCGGCGAGCTTCGGCTCCGGCGTGGCCGCCCTCGACGACGTGCGCGAGCTCGTGCTTCCGCAGGTCGATGTCCTACGCTATGTCGAGGAGGACGAGGAACGGATGGCCTCGGAGCCGGGCGGTCCCTACCGCTTCGCGGCGCCCCACTTCCTGAGCCTCACGCCGGATCGCGAGGGAACGTGGGAGAGCCTGCGGGATGGAAGCCGAATCTGGCGTCTTCGCGTTCATTCCGCGGGCGCGCTCTCGCTCAACTTCGGGTTCGTGCCGTTCGACTTGCCGGAAGGCGCGATCGTTCACGTCTACGATCCGGAGCGGCGCAACGTCTACGGTCCCTACGGACCTCATGACGCGGTCGAGGGCGAGTTCTGGACGCCGATTCTTCCCGGAGACCGCGCGGTGATCGAGCTCTTCGTTCCCGCCGTCGCCTCTTTCGAGCCGACCCTCTCGCTCGCGCAAGTGAGCCACGACTATCGCGGGTTCGCATCGATGGCGGCGAACAAGCTCATGCAGGGATGGTGCAACAACGACGTCATCTGCCGCGAGGGCGATCCGTGGCGGGACGACATCCGCTCGGTCGGCGTGTACACGCTGCAGGGATCGTGGACCTGCTCCGGACAAATGGTGAACAGCAACACGGAGGATCCGCCTCCTTACTTCCTCACCGCGTACCACTGCGGGATCACGTCGGGCAACGCACAGACAGTTCGCGTCTACTGGAACTACGAATCCCCGAACTGTGGGCAGCTGTGCTGCGGCAGCCTCTCGCAAAACCAGTATGGCTCCACGCTCCGCGCCCGCTACAGCACGTCCGACTTCTGTCTCATCCAGCTCTCGCGGGATCCGGACTCGTTGTTCAACGTCTACTACGCCGGCTACGACGCGACCGGGGCCGCCGTCTCGAGCAGCGTCTGCATCCACCATCCGAACTGCGACGAGAAGGCGATCAGCTTCAACACCGATCCGCTGACGGTTACTTCTTACCTCGGCACGTCGGTCCCCGGAAACGGGACGCACTGGCGCGTCGACGATTGGGAAGACGGAACGACCGAGCCCGGCTCCTCCGGCTCCGGCCTCTGGGATCCGAACCACCGGCTCGTCGGGCAGCTGCACGGCGGATACGCGTCGTGCTCGTCGATCACGTCCGACTGGTACGGAAGGCTCTCGGTCTCTTGGACCGGCGGCGGGACGAGCGCGACTCGCCTCAGGGATTGGCTCGATCCCGACAATACGGGAACGCTCGTCCTCGACGGACGCGACCCGGGAGCGATCGACACCAAGGTGGCCGACGGGCGTCCCGCCGGCGGCGACAGGAACGCCCTCTTCCCGATCACCCCGAACCCGACTCGCGGCTCCGCGCGGATTCTTTTCAATCTAAAGAAAGCAGGCGTCGTCGAGATGGAGGTCTTCAGCGCGAGCGGACGTCTCGTCTCCACGATGCCGGCCCGTTCGTTCTCCGCCGGATCGGGCGCGGTCACTTGGGACGGCGGCGGCGAGGCGGGCGATCTCCCGGCCGGCGTCTACTTCGTCCGCATGCGCATCGACGGAGAAGTCTCAGGGACCGAGAAGGTCGTGTTGCTCCGGTAG
- a CDS encoding TOBE domain-containing protein, producing MKVGARNQLVGEVVEIQKGMLMAKAKFKIPADSTMASVMTLESLEDLGLKKGDKVRLFIKAINVLVVKE from the coding sequence ATGAAGGTCGGAGCCAGGAATCAGCTCGTGGGCGAAGTCGTGGAGATTCAAAAGGGGATGCTGATGGCGAAGGCGAAGTTCAAGATCCCCGCCGACTCGACGATGGCCTCGGTGATGACCCTGGAATCGCTGGAGGATCTCGGTCTCAAGAAGGGGGACAAGGTTCGCCTCTTCATCAAGGCAATCAATGTTTTGGTGGTGAAAGAATAG